The proteins below are encoded in one region of Campylobacter sp. MIT 99-7217:
- the terL gene encoding phage terminase large subunit yields MDKLEINEIKARLKALKFNHKEDKNLRRQRIIKQGFKAFVFEYFPHHINFIEEESSIFRNFIYDNIDKLEKKNNHLCFKAYRGSAKTTLLVRLFTLYSLLSDKKQYALIISSTLDIASESIATIKAELEENAKLINDFEIKLGDEWTSEAIVFTSLKAHKKIKAFGSGKKIRGTNYLGKRPDLIICDDIENDENVESKTQRDKLYKWFNKAILKLVARTQNNYLYLVVGTILHQDSLLNRLNDDKRFLIYDFPLVLSFPDKLDLIDKNNILKSDLKGFKLDDENLNKIEILKEYFADTQSFFSEYQNKALSNENAIFSEYKGIDKEQDFDLVVLGIDPALGKAKGDYFAIAELKRVEKNKFHLKASGYKITPSKMIDVILKLYIKYLSLGKVVKIAIETIAFQEFFKDKLKEEALKLGIILSVCELKNKVAKELRIDSLAPYINDGTILVDTNSNLLIEEMLTYPKSAHDDLLDASEMAFRIASSAGNADYKAINRLIKKKSFKKGFL; encoded by the coding sequence ACTAAAAGCACTAAAATTTAACCATAAAGAAGATAAAAATTTAAGAAGGCAAAGAATTATAAAGCAAGGCTTTAAAGCCTTTGTTTTTGAATACTTCCCTCATCATATCAATTTTATCGAAGAAGAAAGCAGTATTTTTAGAAATTTCATTTATGATAATATAGACAAATTAGAAAAGAAAAATAATCATCTTTGTTTCAAAGCTTATCGTGGCAGTGCTAAAACCACGCTTTTAGTAAGGCTTTTTACGCTTTACTCGCTTTTAAGCGATAAAAAACAATACGCCCTTATAATTAGCTCCACGCTTGACATCGCAAGCGAAAGCATTGCTACGATTAAGGCTGAGCTTGAGGAAAATGCTAAATTAATAAATGATTTTGAAATAAAACTAGGCGATGAATGGACTAGTGAAGCTATAGTTTTTACAAGTTTAAAAGCTCATAAAAAAATCAAAGCCTTTGGAAGTGGCAAAAAGATAAGAGGGACGAATTATCTTGGCAAAAGACCTGATTTGATAATTTGCGATGATATAGAAAATGATGAAAATGTAGAGAGCAAAACTCAAAGAGATAAGCTTTATAAATGGTTTAATAAAGCCATTTTAAAGCTTGTTGCAAGAACGCAAAATAATTATTTATATTTAGTCGTTGGAACTATTTTGCACCAAGATAGTCTTTTAAACCGCTTAAATGATGATAAACGCTTTTTGATTTATGATTTTCCGCTTGTGCTAAGTTTCCCTGACAAACTTGATTTAATCGATAAAAACAATATTTTAAAAAGTGATTTAAAGGGCTTTAAATTAGACGATGAGAATTTAAATAAGATAGAAATTTTAAAAGAGTATTTTGCAGACACGCAAAGCTTTTTTAGCGAGTATCAAAACAAAGCCTTAAGCAATGAAAATGCTATTTTTAGCGAGTATAAAGGCATTGATAAAGAGCAGGATTTTGATTTGGTAGTTTTAGGCATTGACCCTGCACTTGGAAAGGCTAAGGGGGATTATTTTGCCATTGCAGAGCTTAAAAGAGTGGAAAAAAACAAATTTCATCTAAAAGCAAGTGGATATAAAATCACTCCTAGCAAAATGATAGATGTGATATTAAAGCTTTACATCAAATATCTAAGTCTTGGCAAGGTGGTAAAAATAGCCATTGAAACCATAGCCTTTCAAGAGTTCTTTAAAGATAAGCTCAAAGAAGAGGCTCTAAAGCTTGGCATAATTTTAAGCGTTTGCGAGCTTAAAAACAAGGTTGCCAAAGAGCTTCGCATAGATAGCCTCGCTCCTTATATAAACGATGGCACGATTTTAGTGGATACAAACTCAAATTTACTTATAGAAGAAATGCTCACTTATCCAAAATCAGCACACGATGACTTACTTGATGCAAGCGAAATGGCTTTTAGGATAGCCTCTAGTGCAGGAAATGCTGATTATAAAGCCATCAACCGCCTTATAAAAAAGAAAAGTTTTAAGAAGGGTTTTTTATGA